One part of the Paenibacillus silvisoli genome encodes these proteins:
- a CDS encoding response regulator, with amino-acid sequence MFKLMVVDDERWIREGLKQTIDWTSHGIQFMGDAEDGNEALKLIESDVPDIIVSDIRMPSMDGMELIEEIEKRGLDIKVIFISGFSDFVYAQKAVKLGAFDYILKPIEETVLLDVIERCSGEIAKKREHARRLEELSGRVRESLPLARQKHLEMCLTHPIAEPELLSKWEALQIGLNPNRVLVLSAVVHDWGERGLRESGCSLLRYALGNLMEEIAHEEGLSSAACLLHENEFADVALVMSWEQETSHPDEPANRIAGRIIEAALDVLGLQISIGISGAGEGKQLFFAFREALTRSAGYLLHGPGRVYGPASAADDGTPKGKQTVHFIAGVPSVTLNAEAFDTVWIHRMAHAIKQMDEARLSELLDQQLELIHELAKQHSALAVRCEMNMHIGMLLCKWQELCLAKENAEPCTITHQQKLQLYRCSLRDWKQAIKNAFLHKDSAAPGPAQRNTIAMALRYIHDNYHRGISLHNVAESIYLNPSYFSRVFHAEVGETLTRYLIRIRMAKAKELLELTPLKIYEIADSVGYKDSRHFVKTFKEWVGMSPAQFRNNGA; translated from the coding sequence ATGTTTAAACTGATGGTCGTCGATGATGAGCGTTGGATCCGGGAAGGCTTGAAACAAACGATAGATTGGACATCGCACGGCATACAATTCATGGGCGACGCCGAAGACGGAAATGAAGCGCTGAAGTTGATCGAATCCGATGTTCCGGATATCATCGTCTCCGACATTCGAATGCCCTCCATGGACGGAATGGAATTAATCGAAGAGATCGAGAAGCGCGGCTTGGACATCAAGGTGATCTTTATAAGCGGGTTCAGCGATTTCGTTTATGCCCAGAAAGCGGTCAAGCTCGGCGCATTCGACTACATTCTTAAACCGATTGAAGAAACGGTGCTTCTGGACGTGATCGAACGCTGCAGCGGAGAAATCGCGAAGAAGAGAGAGCACGCCCGCCGGCTGGAAGAGCTTTCGGGCCGCGTCAGAGAGAGTCTGCCCCTCGCCCGGCAAAAGCATTTGGAAATGTGTTTAACCCACCCGATCGCGGAACCGGAATTGCTCTCGAAATGGGAGGCGCTTCAGATCGGGCTGAATCCGAATCGGGTCCTCGTCCTGTCGGCCGTCGTCCACGATTGGGGAGAGAGGGGCTTGCGCGAATCCGGCTGTTCATTGCTCAGATACGCGTTAGGAAATCTGATGGAGGAGATCGCTCATGAAGAGGGACTGTCGAGCGCGGCCTGCCTCCTGCATGAGAATGAATTCGCGGATGTAGCGCTCGTTATGTCTTGGGAGCAGGAGACGTCTCATCCTGACGAACCCGCGAACCGAATTGCGGGTCGTATCATTGAAGCGGCGCTTGACGTGCTTGGGCTTCAAATCAGCATAGGCATCAGCGGCGCCGGAGAGGGGAAACAACTTTTTTTCGCATTTCGGGAAGCGCTTACACGGAGTGCGGGCTATCTCTTGCATGGCCCAGGCCGAGTGTATGGTCCGGCAAGCGCAGCGGACGACGGCACGCCTAAAGGCAAGCAAACGGTCCATTTTATCGCGGGCGTGCCTTCGGTAACGTTAAATGCCGAGGCATTCGATACGGTGTGGATCCATCGCATGGCTCATGCGATCAAGCAGATGGACGAAGCCAGGCTGTCCGAGCTGCTGGATCAGCAGCTCGAGCTCATTCACGAGCTTGCGAAACAGCATTCGGCGCTGGCCGTTCGCTGCGAGATGAACATGCACATCGGCATGCTGCTTTGCAAATGGCAAGAGCTGTGCCTGGCGAAGGAGAACGCCGAACCCTGTACGATCACGCACCAACAGAAGCTTCAGCTTTACCGCTGTTCATTGCGGGATTGGAAGCAGGCGATCAAGAACGCCTTTCTCCACAAGGACAGCGCCGCGCCAGGTCCGGCGCAGCGAAATACGATCGCCATGGCGCTGCGCTACATACACGATAACTATCACCGCGGCATCAGCCTCCATAACGTCGCGGAATCGATTTACTTAAATCCCTCGTATTTCAGCAGAGTGTTTCATGCCGAGGTGGGGGAGACGCTCACCCGCTACCTGATTCGCATCCGAATGGCCAAAGCGAAGGAACTGCTCGAGCTGACGCCGCTCAAAATCTATGAAATCGCGGATTCCGTCGGGTATAAAGACTCCCGGCATTTCGTTAAAACCTTTAAGGAGTGGGTAGGGATGAGTCCGGCCCAGTTCCGCAATAACGGCGCGTAG
- a CDS encoding sensor histidine kinase, whose amino-acid sequence MLSYMGKLKLPTVGVKVFVFFVASMLIIIAVMGYLFYDKSAEMMEDKIGGMALQNVQQMSKRIDILLEGYEDRSLLVVGNQEIQEQLVGRFRNETERIQNNNANTAFLSNLVNSRNDINDIYLLGEKGHSYHYSPKTSFPAYNAYANEFQDASWYKRIREADGEVVYFGIRPSLIRSGDPSPVFSFGRAEKDFSARGEIVGVLVYEIDPTEIVEILAEIDYNGSGMNVIVDDQGEIVGDKDGLRLAAELGVPLGEAHQGIFSTPMDGEQMLVVYNRLETNDWTLVGMLLGADLMKDAGSLRWYILSLGLAFSFIGILLAIFVASTVHRPLQKMIRAMRKAQNGDFDARIEDKREDEFGYLFVHFNQMVARIKELINELYVQKLLEQGLQLKMLGSQINAHFLYNTLDSIHWIARIHKVDDISTMIFGLSKYLRISLNEGRDEVSVSEVVQLLDSYIMIQKVRYRDKFSLHLHVDKSLEEYKVLKYIFQPLVENAIYHGLEKKSGKGRLDVAFIHDNGCLKFVVTDDGAGIASDKLSELQLILSGKRSEEGQHFALRNIHAQIHIAYGVQYGIQLQSSYGSGTEVTMTIPLARRNQSKHAG is encoded by the coding sequence ATGCTTTCATACATGGGCAAGTTAAAGCTCCCTACTGTCGGAGTGAAGGTTTTCGTGTTCTTCGTGGCCAGCATGCTGATCATTATCGCCGTGATGGGCTATCTCTTCTACGATAAATCCGCAGAGATGATGGAGGACAAAATCGGAGGAATGGCGCTTCAAAACGTGCAGCAGATGAGCAAGCGGATCGATATTCTATTGGAGGGCTACGAGGATCGCTCCCTTCTTGTCGTCGGCAACCAGGAGATCCAGGAGCAGCTCGTCGGCAGGTTCCGGAACGAGACGGAGCGCATACAGAACAATAACGCGAATACGGCCTTCCTATCGAATCTGGTGAATTCAAGAAACGATATCAACGATATTTATTTGCTCGGCGAGAAGGGCCATTCGTACCATTACTCGCCCAAAACTTCTTTTCCGGCTTATAACGCCTACGCTAACGAATTCCAGGATGCCTCGTGGTATAAGCGGATTCGCGAAGCGGACGGCGAAGTCGTGTATTTCGGCATTCGCCCTTCGCTCATCAGGAGCGGGGACCCGAGCCCGGTATTCAGCTTCGGCCGTGCTGAGAAGGACTTCAGCGCCCGCGGCGAAATCGTCGGCGTGCTCGTCTATGAGATCGATCCGACGGAGATCGTCGAGATTTTGGCGGAAATCGATTATAACGGATCCGGCATGAATGTCATCGTGGACGATCAAGGCGAAATCGTCGGCGATAAGGACGGGCTGCGGCTGGCAGCGGAGCTTGGCGTTCCGCTGGGAGAAGCGCATCAAGGCATCTTCAGCACGCCGATGGACGGGGAACAGATGCTCGTCGTCTATAACCGTCTCGAAACCAACGATTGGACGCTTGTCGGCATGCTTCTCGGCGCGGATTTAATGAAGGATGCGGGCAGCCTCCGGTGGTACATTCTCTCCCTTGGACTGGCGTTCTCCTTCATCGGCATATTGCTCGCCATCTTCGTCGCTTCTACGGTCCATCGGCCGCTTCAGAAGATGATCCGCGCCATGCGCAAAGCCCAGAACGGCGATTTTGACGCCCGCATCGAGGACAAGCGCGAGGATGAATTCGGCTATTTGTTCGTTCATTTCAACCAGATGGTCGCCCGCATCAAGGAATTGATCAATGAGCTTTACGTGCAGAAGCTGCTTGAGCAGGGGCTGCAGCTCAAAATGCTCGGTTCGCAGATCAACGCCCATTTTCTATACAACACCTTGGATTCGATTCACTGGATCGCCCGCATTCATAAGGTGGACGACATCAGTACGATGATCTTCGGACTGTCCAAGTATTTGCGGATCAGCTTGAACGAAGGCAGGGACGAGGTCTCCGTCAGCGAAGTCGTACAGCTGCTCGACAGCTATATTATGATCCAGAAGGTCCGTTACCGGGATAAATTTTCGCTTCATTTGCACGTGGATAAGTCGCTTGAGGAGTATAAAGTGCTGAAATATATTTTTCAGCCGCTCGTGGAGAACGCGATCTATCACGGACTGGAGAAAAAGTCGGGCAAGGGCCGGCTTGACGTCGCTTTTATCCATGATAACGGCTGCTTGAAATTCGTGGTGACGGATGATGGCGCGGGGATCGCCTCGGACAAGCTTTCCGAGCTGCAGCTTATTCTAAGCGGCAAACGATCCGAGGAAGGGCAGCATTTTGCCTTGCGGAACATCCATGCGCAAATCCATATCGCTTACGGCGTCCAGTACGGAATCCAGCTTCAAAGCAGCTATGGCAGCGGCACCGAGGTGACGATGACGATTCCGCTCGCGAGGAGAAATCAAAGCAAGCATGCCGGCTAA
- a CDS encoding SDR family NAD(P)-dependent oxidoreductase: MERKVALVTGAGRGIGRGIAFAFARSGYDVCVNYNQSADMAAEVVREIRELGVDAEAIQGDISKLDGIAGLYDRFRERFGRLDVLVNNSGITRMKPFLETTPELFDEVFNTDMKGLYFCSQHAARFMVELGTKGVIINISSNHAEGCWANSTVYAAAKAGVNKLTKNMALDLAPHGIRVVGIAPGYTHNGWSDGSERVNRIIESISSRIPMGRFCTPAEVGEAAVFLSSASAGYMTGTTMYMDGGALLPVWAEKGSN, translated from the coding sequence ATGGAACGTAAAGTTGCGCTAGTGACCGGAGCGGGACGCGGGATCGGCAGAGGCATCGCCTTTGCCTTTGCCCGGTCGGGGTACGATGTATGCGTCAATTACAATCAGAGCGCGGACATGGCCGCGGAAGTCGTTCGGGAGATTAGGGAGCTCGGCGTCGACGCGGAAGCGATTCAAGGCGATATTTCGAAGCTGGACGGCATCGCGGGGCTGTATGACCGGTTCCGCGAGCGGTTCGGCCGGCTCGACGTGCTCGTCAACAATTCCGGCATTACGCGGATGAAGCCGTTTCTGGAGACGACGCCGGAGCTGTTCGACGAAGTGTTCAATACGGACATGAAGGGGCTGTATTTCTGCTCGCAGCATGCGGCGCGCTTCATGGTCGAGCTGGGCACGAAGGGCGTCATCATTAATATCAGCTCTAACCATGCGGAAGGCTGCTGGGCGAATTCGACCGTCTATGCGGCGGCGAAGGCGGGCGTCAACAAGCTGACGAAAAATATGGCGCTCGATCTGGCCCCTCACGGCATACGCGTGGTCGGCATTGCGCCGGGCTATACGCACAACGGCTGGAGCGACGGAAGCGAGCGCGTGAACCGGATTATCGAGAGCATTTCCTCGCGCATTCCGATGGGGCGTTTCTGTACCCCAGCCGAGGTTGGAGAGGCCGCGGTATTCCTCTCTTCGGCCAGCGCGGGCTATATGACGGGCACGACGATGTACATGGATGGCGGCGCTCTGCTGCCGGTATGGGCGGAGAAGGGATCGAACTAG
- a CDS encoding carbohydrate ABC transporter permease, with amino-acid sequence MARRGRIKERGELSVKIVSYSVALFFIIASIIPLVWMISSSMKDNITIYSFPPKWVPEVPKTVSFTLNYDGADISKPEEYELDAMEAIWFTWKRMQNEAVGAMQVTGVKDGVVVYKASMPAYKFTVGRPFIVPTMVATHAVMKNKLAKIQDQKLTTFDFKGSDGGEYTGSTEIAAQLPEKAGHALKWLSESKVVKGKVQTISEVKDWRRLFDNYIVLWKMTGDDGKGTSIGFPHFLMNSVIVTGVTIVLQLLIGGTAGYALAHLVRSKLGTWLTLFFVATIMIPEIAILVPLYLTMDKLHLVNTLWGIILPHTAWGIVIFLFKGFFEQLPGELLQAGRIDGASEFRIFWRIIVPMSAPIFTVVAVMTFIAVWNEFLWPLVVARTQDVWTFTVALNDFQQRASLGANVIMSSLVIATIPLMLIITSCQKLIEKGVSFTGLKG; translated from the coding sequence ATGGCTCGACGCGGACGCATTAAAGAGAGAGGCGAATTATCGGTCAAAATCGTCTCCTATTCAGTTGCCCTGTTCTTTATTATCGCTTCCATCATCCCGCTCGTCTGGATGATCAGCTCTTCCATGAAGGATAACATTACGATCTACAGCTTTCCGCCGAAATGGGTTCCCGAGGTGCCGAAGACCGTCAGCTTCACGCTCAATTACGACGGCGCCGACATTTCGAAGCCGGAAGAGTATGAGCTGGACGCGATGGAAGCGATCTGGTTCACGTGGAAACGAATGCAAAACGAGGCTGTCGGCGCAATGCAGGTTACGGGCGTGAAAGACGGCGTCGTCGTTTATAAAGCTTCCATGCCTGCATATAAATTTACGGTAGGCCGTCCATTTATCGTACCGACCATGGTCGCGACGCACGCGGTCATGAAGAATAAGCTCGCCAAGATCCAAGATCAGAAGCTGACTACCTTCGATTTCAAAGGCAGCGACGGCGGCGAATACACCGGCTCTACCGAAATCGCGGCGCAGCTGCCCGAGAAGGCGGGGCATGCGCTCAAATGGCTGAGCGAATCGAAGGTCGTCAAAGGCAAGGTGCAGACGATTTCCGAGGTGAAGGACTGGCGGCGTCTGTTCGACAACTATATCGTGCTCTGGAAAATGACCGGCGACGACGGCAAAGGAACGAGCATCGGCTTCCCGCACTTCCTGATGAACAGCGTTATCGTCACCGGCGTAACGATCGTGCTTCAGCTGCTGATCGGCGGCACGGCCGGCTACGCGCTGGCGCATCTCGTCCGCAGCAAGCTGGGTACGTGGCTGACGCTCTTCTTCGTCGCGACGATTATGATTCCGGAAATCGCGATTCTCGTGCCGCTCTATCTCACGATGGATAAGCTGCATTTGGTCAATACGCTGTGGGGCATTATTTTGCCGCATACCGCTTGGGGAATCGTCATCTTCCTGTTCAAAGGGTTTTTCGAGCAGCTCCCTGGCGAGCTGCTGCAAGCCGGCCGCATCGACGGCGCGTCCGAGTTCCGTATCTTCTGGCGGATCATCGTGCCGATGTCGGCGCCGATCTTTACCGTTGTTGCCGTTATGACGTTCATCGCGGTGTGGAACGAATTCCTCTGGCCGCTCGTCGTAGCGCGTACGCAGGACGTATGGACGTTTACCGTCGCGCTGAACGACTTCCAGCAGCGGGCGAGCCTCGGGGCGAACGTCATCATGTCCAGTCTCGTCATTGCCACCATACCGCTAATGCTTATCATTACTTCCTGTCAGAAACTCATTGAGAAAGGCGTTTCTTTCACAGGGCTGAAAGGGTAG
- the dgoD gene encoding galactonate dehydratase, with the protein MKITDMKLYHVKPRWLFLKIETDEGIVGWGEPIVEGRSLTVATAVEELKRYLIGEDPLRIEHHWQVMYRGTFYRGGPVLVSAISGIEQALWDIKGKFYGLPVYEMLGGRVRDKIRMYCHCGGETPEAFAANAKRRVEAGFNAIKTGVDAPVRQVDSLAFVESQVAKFAAAREAVGSGVDIAIDFHGRVSPAMAIRLAAALEPYYPMFIEEPCLPENADALLRVAQSTSIPIATGERLFTRWGFREVLEKGAVAIVQPDLCHAGGIFEGRKIAAMAETYYASIAPHNPLGPISLASCLQLDACTPNFLIQEHPSMTEKWDLGEGYLKKPFEVIDGHVAVPQGPGLGIEINEEALIERSYGGDWDTPRLAYDDGSFAEW; encoded by the coding sequence GTGAAAATTACCGATATGAAGCTTTATCATGTGAAGCCGCGCTGGTTGTTTTTGAAAATCGAAACCGACGAGGGAATCGTCGGCTGGGGCGAGCCGATCGTTGAAGGCCGCTCGTTGACGGTCGCTACGGCGGTCGAGGAATTGAAGCGTTACTTGATCGGCGAAGATCCGCTGCGTATCGAGCATCATTGGCAAGTCATGTACCGCGGCACGTTCTACCGCGGCGGTCCGGTGCTCGTGAGCGCGATCAGCGGCATCGAGCAGGCACTGTGGGATATTAAAGGCAAGTTCTACGGCCTGCCCGTCTATGAGATGCTCGGCGGCCGGGTTCGCGATAAAATCCGCATGTATTGCCACTGCGGCGGCGAAACGCCGGAAGCGTTCGCGGCCAATGCGAAGCGCCGCGTGGAAGCGGGCTTCAACGCCATTAAGACTGGCGTGGACGCGCCGGTGCGGCAGGTCGATTCCTTGGCTTTCGTCGAGAGCCAAGTGGCGAAGTTCGCGGCTGCCCGCGAAGCGGTCGGCAGCGGCGTCGACATCGCCATCGACTTCCACGGCCGCGTGAGCCCGGCGATGGCGATTCGTCTTGCGGCGGCGTTGGAGCCGTACTATCCGATGTTTATCGAAGAGCCGTGCTTGCCGGAAAACGCGGATGCTTTGCTGCGCGTCGCGCAGTCGACAAGCATTCCGATCGCTACGGGCGAGCGGCTGTTTACGCGCTGGGGCTTCCGCGAGGTGCTGGAGAAGGGGGCCGTCGCGATCGTGCAGCCGGACCTTTGCCATGCGGGCGGCATCTTCGAAGGGCGCAAAATCGCCGCGATGGCGGAAACCTACTACGCCTCGATCGCGCCGCATAACCCGCTCGGGCCGATCTCGCTCGCATCCTGCTTGCAGCTCGACGCGTGCACGCCGAACTTCCTGATCCAGGAGCACCCGTCCATGACGGAGAAGTGGGATCTCGGCGAAGGCTACTTGAAGAAGCCGTTTGAAGTGATCGACGGCCATGTCGCCGTCCCGCAAGGACCGGGGCTTGGCATCGAAATCAATGAGGAAGCGCTGATCGAGCGCAGCTACGGCGGCGATTGGGATACGCCGCGGCTCGCGTACGACGACGGCTCGTTCGCGGAGTGGTAA
- a CDS encoding class I SAM-dependent methyltransferase, with amino-acid sequence MNKNGANANAIKESWNQWADTWYTKYRTDEAIAKVAANPASAFHRTTCEMLQDAMPDLKEKRVLVPSSGDNHAVFALHLMGAKVTSCDISEKQLEYASAIAKSRGWSDIEFVCDDTMQLSKIRSGEYDFVYTSNGVHVWIHDLNAMYRNIQRVLKPNGTYIMFDIRVRRGRYVLGGRFHR; translated from the coding sequence GTGAACAAGAACGGCGCTAATGCTAACGCAATTAAAGAGAGCTGGAATCAATGGGCAGACACCTGGTACACCAAATATAGAACCGATGAAGCCATCGCGAAGGTTGCGGCGAATCCGGCGTCCGCTTTTCACCGCACGACCTGCGAAATGCTTCAAGACGCTATGCCGGATCTGAAAGAAAAACGCGTATTGGTTCCTTCAAGCGGCGACAATCATGCGGTGTTCGCCCTTCACTTGATGGGGGCGAAAGTGACCTCCTGCGATATTTCCGAGAAGCAGCTCGAGTACGCTTCCGCGATCGCCAAGTCTCGCGGCTGGTCGGACATCGAATTCGTCTGCGACGACACCATGCAGTTATCGAAGATACGGTCGGGGGAGTATGATTTTGTCTACACGTCCAATGGGGTCCATGTTTGGATTCATGACCTAAATGCCATGTACCGCAATATTCAGCGTGTATTGAAGCCGAACGGGACGTATATCATGTTCGATATCCGTGTACGCCGAGGACGGTACGTTCTGGGTGGACGATTCCATCGATGA